The sequence below is a genomic window from Deltaproteobacteria bacterium GWC2_55_46.
CCGCCCTCTTCCCTGTCAAGAAGGGCTACGACGCGGAGCACATTGAAGCCGGCCTCCTTTGCCCTTTGAACGGCCTTTATCGTCGACCCGCCTGTGGTGATGACGTCCTCTACCACGACCACGTTCGCGCCCGGCTTAACGTCCCCCTCTATGCAGGCCTGCGTGCCGTGCCCCTTCGCCTCTTTCCTTATGATGAAGACATCAAGGAACTTGCCCCTTATGGTGCACATGAGGGCGGCGGCATAGGCGATAGGGTCTGCGCCGAGTGTCAGGCCGCCAATGGCGTCTATCGGGGCGAGCTTGAGCTTCTGGAAGTAGGCGTAGCCTATAAGCTCCATCGCTATCGAGCTCAAGGCGGTCTTCTTTACGTCTATGTAGTAGTTGCTCTTCTTGCCGCTGGTGAGCGTGAAGCCCGCCTCGTCATACTTGAATGATTTTGTATAGAGGATGTCAAGGAGCTCCTTTTTATAGTCCTCTTCCATTATCTGGTGTGAAAAGTCCTGCATGCCTTGCTCCTTTACCGTTGTTTGGGGTTCCCCAATAATATAGTACCAACGGGCGCGAAAATCAAGGCGAGGATTTAGCGAAGGAGCCGGAAGGCGACTG
It includes:
- a CDS encoding orotate phosphoribosyltransferase produces the protein MQDFSHQIMEEDYKKELLDILYTKSFKYDEAGFTLTSGKKSNYYIDVKKTALSSIAMELIGYAYFQKLKLAPIDAIGGLTLGADPIAYAAALMCTIRGKFLDVFIIRKEAKGHGTQACIEGDVKPGANVVVVEDVITTGGSTIKAVQRAKEAGFNVLRVVALLDREEGGAGNIEKETGVKVDSILTMADLLEVHKKRTEEDEKEKKKKEREQERPVF